The following proteins are co-located in the Roseovarius arcticus genome:
- a CDS encoding flavin-containing monooxygenase gives MATEQVDTVVVGGGQAGIAMSEHLSNLGIDHVVLERARIAERWRSERWDSLVANGPAWHDRFPGLKFDDTDPNAFAPKERVADYFVEYADKIGAPVRTGVEVKRVTARQGMPGFLVETSQGDIIAQNVVAATGPFQKPVMPNVVPDDAPVMQIHSNKYRNPAQMPEGAVLVVGAGASGAQIAAEIMRAGRRVYLSAGPHDRPPRSYRGRDFCWWLGVLGKWDIAAPTPGTEHVAIAVSGANGGETVDFRRMAAEGLTLVGRTEEYENGKLHFAPGLAEAIRHGDANFLSVLDEADAYAERNGLNLPDEPEARRFAPDPDSINAPIRSLNLAEADITSIIWATGYALDYSWLQVNAFDAAGKPAHQRGVSTEPGVYFLGLPWLSRRGSSFIWGVWHDAKHVADSINTQRNYRAYDVDAQAYAAAE, from the coding sequence ATGGCAACGGAACAGGTGGACACAGTCGTCGTCGGCGGTGGCCAGGCAGGCATCGCGATGAGCGAGCATCTGAGCAACCTTGGCATTGACCATGTCGTGCTGGAACGTGCCCGCATCGCCGAGCGCTGGCGCTCGGAGCGGTGGGATTCTCTGGTTGCGAATGGCCCGGCGTGGCACGACCGCTTTCCTGGTCTGAAATTTGACGATACCGATCCAAACGCCTTCGCCCCCAAGGAGCGGGTGGCAGATTATTTCGTGGAATACGCAGACAAGATCGGCGCGCCCGTCCGCACCGGCGTTGAGGTGAAACGCGTCACCGCGCGTCAAGGCATGCCCGGTTTTTTGGTGGAGACGTCTCAAGGCGATATCATCGCGCAAAATGTCGTCGCGGCCACTGGCCCATTTCAGAAGCCCGTCATGCCAAATGTCGTGCCCGACGACGCGCCGGTGATGCAGATCCACTCCAACAAGTACCGCAACCCGGCCCAGATGCCCGAAGGGGCCGTTCTGGTCGTGGGCGCGGGCGCGTCCGGTGCCCAGATCGCCGCCGAGATTATGCGCGCGGGACGCCGTGTATATCTGTCCGCCGGCCCTCATGACCGCCCTCCGCGCAGCTATCGTGGGCGCGATTTCTGCTGGTGGCTGGGCGTCCTGGGCAAATGGGACATCGCCGCACCGACCCCTGGCACCGAACATGTCGCCATCGCAGTCAGCGGCGCCAACGGGGGCGAGACGGTCGATTTTCGCCGCATGGCCGCCGAGGGGCTGACGCTGGTCGGGCGCACCGAAGAGTATGAGAACGGCAAGCTGCATTTCGCCCCCGGCCTCGCCGAGGCGATCCGGCATGGCGACGCTAATTTTCTGTCCGTTCTGGACGAGGCCGACGCCTATGCCGAGCGGAACGGCCTGAACCTGCCGGACGAGCCGGAGGCACGCCGATTTGCCCCGGACCCAGACAGCATCAACGCACCGATCCGCAGTCTGAATCTGGCAGAGGCCGACATCACCTCGATAATTTGGGCCACGGGATACGCGCTGGATTACAGCTGGCTGCAGGTAAATGCCTTCGACGCGGCGGGCAAGCCCGCGCACCAGCGCGGCGTGTCGACAGAGCCGGGCGTATATTTCCTCGGGCTGCCTTGGCTGTCTCGGCGCGGATCGTCCTTTATCTGGGGCGTGTGGCACGACGCCAAACATGTCGCCGACTCGATCAACACGCAGCGAAATTATCGCGCCTACGATGTCGACGCTCAAGCGTACGCTGCCGCCGAATAG
- the recJ gene encoding single-stranded-DNA-specific exonuclease RecJ, translating to MTAFLDVEVSLTGRRWSGPTQLLDRAAEAMAQAAGLPLPVSMALARRGVAPEDAAAYLAPQLRDLLPDPRSLLDMEKAAARFLEAVNARQRIAIFADYDVDGGTSAALLIDWLRQMGREATLYVPDRIDEGYGPNDEAMSALAGDHDLIVCVDCGTLSHGPVAAAKGADVVILDHHLGGETLPEALAVVNPNRQDESGDLAHLCAAAVVFLMLVEAGRQLREAGRKGPDLMAMLDLVALATVADVAPLIGVNRAFVRQGLRVMARRERPGLVALADVGRMDSAPAAYHLGFIMGPRVNAGGRVGRADLGARLLACSVPHEAQAMAERLDQLNAERREIEAGVQAAAMAQAEARGLDEPLVWAASEGWHPGVVGIVASRLKEAANRPAIVIGFDGDIGKGSGRSISGVDLGAAIQRLTAEGLLIKGGGHKMAAGLTVARDQLEPAMNRLAELLAKQGAGTGGVADLTLDGLLMPGAATPELIAQLAAAGPFGAGSPAPRHVFAQMQITFAKRVGERHLKIRFGDGTGPQLEAIAFGAFDGPLGTALEDHGGARFHLAGRLELNVWRGRQTAQLRLEDAARA from the coding sequence GTGACGGCCTTTCTAGACGTTGAGGTGTCGCTGACCGGGCGGCGCTGGAGTGGCCCCACACAGTTGCTGGACCGCGCTGCCGAGGCGATGGCGCAGGCTGCCGGGCTACCCCTGCCCGTCTCGATGGCGCTGGCCCGTCGCGGCGTCGCGCCTGAGGATGCGGCGGCCTATCTGGCGCCGCAGTTGCGCGACCTGCTCCCCGATCCCCGCTCGCTACTGGATATGGAAAAAGCAGCCGCCCGCTTTCTCGAAGCGGTCAATGCACGCCAGCGTATCGCGATCTTTGCCGACTACGATGTGGATGGCGGCACCAGCGCCGCTCTGCTGATCGACTGGCTGCGCCAGATGGGGCGCGAAGCGACGCTTTATGTACCCGACCGCATTGATGAGGGGTACGGCCCAAATGACGAGGCTATGTCTGCGCTGGCTGGCGATCACGATCTGATTGTTTGCGTAGACTGCGGCACGCTAAGCCATGGGCCAGTCGCCGCTGCCAAGGGCGCCGACGTCGTCATCCTCGACCATCACCTAGGGGGCGAAACGCTGCCCGAAGCGCTAGCCGTGGTAAACCCCAACCGGCAGGACGAAAGCGGCGATCTGGCACACTTGTGCGCTGCCGCTGTTGTGTTCCTGATGCTGGTCGAGGCGGGTCGCCAATTGCGCGAGGCGGGCCGCAAAGGTCCGGATCTAATGGCGATGCTGGATCTGGTCGCGCTGGCGACCGTCGCTGACGTGGCGCCTCTGATCGGGGTTAATCGGGCCTTCGTGCGGCAGGGCCTGCGCGTCATGGCCCGGCGCGAACGGCCCGGTCTGGTGGCGCTGGCCGATGTCGGGAGGATGGACAGCGCGCCAGCCGCCTATCACCTCGGCTTTATCATGGGGCCGCGCGTCAACGCGGGCGGGCGCGTGGGGCGCGCTGATCTGGGTGCGCGTCTGCTGGCCTGTAGCGTGCCGCACGAGGCGCAAGCGATGGCCGAGCGTCTCGACCAGCTAAACGCCGAGCGCCGCGAAATTGAGGCAGGCGTGCAGGCCGCCGCCATGGCGCAGGCAGAGGCGCGCGGGCTGGACGAACCGCTTGTCTGGGCCGCCAGCGAGGGCTGGCATCCCGGCGTGGTCGGCATCGTCGCCAGCCGCCTCAAGGAGGCGGCCAACCGCCCCGCCATCGTCATCGGCTTTGACGGCGATATCGGCAAGGGGTCAGGCCGCTCGATCAGCGGCGTCGATCTGGGCGCCGCAATACAGCGCCTTACCGCGGAGGGCCTGCTGATAAAAGGCGGCGGGCACAAAATGGCCGCCGGGCTGACCGTGGCACGAGATCAGTTAGAGCCTGCCATGAACCGCCTCGCTGAATTGCTAGCCAAGCAAGGCGCAGGCACAGGCGGCGTGGCAGATTTGACGCTGGACGGCCTGTTGATGCCCGGCGCAGCAACGCCTGAGTTAATCGCGCAGCTCGCTGCCGCTGGCCCCTTTGGTGCCGGATCGCCTGCGCCGCGTCACGTCTTTGCTCAGATGCAGATCACATTCGCCAAGCGCGTCGGCGAACGTCACCTCAAAATCCGCTTTGGCGACGGTACCGGACCGCAACTGGAGGCGATCGCTTTTGGCGCCTTCGACGGCCCGCTAGGCACCGCACTTGAGGATCATGGGGGCGCACGTTTTCATTTGGCTGGCCGGCTAGAGCTAAATGTCTGGCGCGGCCGCCAAACCGCACAGTTGCGCCTAGAGGACGCCGCCCGCGCCTGA
- a CDS encoding universal stress protein: MYRTILLAYDGTIEGRLALREGARLAQICGARLVLLAVVEPVPDHFYGGEGAVYIPPDKTDDIQKILDEGLERLARMGLSAEARLETGRPAEWIAVVAQETMADLVVVGHHKLGVLERWLRGSVTKLLSDNLTCSLLVARLEISDDDLFKATAAVSPDQ, from the coding sequence ATGTATCGCACTATTCTGCTGGCTTATGATGGGACCATTGAGGGACGACTTGCCCTGCGCGAAGGCGCGCGCCTAGCGCAGATTTGTGGAGCTCGGTTGGTGCTCCTGGCTGTCGTGGAGCCCGTGCCTGATCATTTCTATGGTGGTGAAGGTGCGGTCTACATCCCGCCAGACAAGACTGACGACATTCAGAAGATCCTCGACGAAGGCTTGGAACGTCTGGCCCGTATGGGCCTGAGTGCCGAGGCGCGTCTGGAAACGGGTCGACCCGCAGAGTGGATCGCCGTCGTAGCGCAAGAAACTATGGCTGATCTAGTCGTCGTCGGGCATCACAAACTGGGAGTGCTGGAAAGATGGCTGCGTGGGTCAGTCACAAAACTCCTGAGCGACAACCTGACTTGCAGCCTACTAGTCGCACGTCTTGAAATATCCGACGACGACCTGTTCAAAGCGACTGCGGCTGTTTCGCCAGATCAATGA
- a CDS encoding NAD(P)/FAD-dependent oxidoreductase, with the protein MPTLKWSTFCDRNSPGSGTTAGSACTIATYASAPINSPSNFASLPSLLSSSDSPLSFSWKYALQNPRWMLSFLSNCRTSRVQKISATLGALLAHTDESLDILVSECQAEDLLIQNDCLYIWSTKSGFDAACDGNSMRKRNGVEFDSLSAVNGRNIEPAIQGAIHQGLRFRGARHVLDPQELVMRMHWRYLDLGGDWKQTHIHEVSTDDDGVTIELGDGTDVRGGHFALTAGAFSTQIRGTGAEKLPLGVERGYNIVYPKHGGLISRPVGWAEAGLYATPMAQGLRFAGTVEIAALDAPFNYKNTSLLQRKSVEMFGSLGAPENPWLGYRPTFPDSLPVIGPSPSSNRVIFAFGHQHIGLTLGAVAGRIVTELVQGKPACIDISGFSPLRFGRF; encoded by the coding sequence ATGCCCACACTGAAGTGGTCCACCTTTTGCGACAGAAATTCTCCCGGTTCAGGCACCACTGCAGGGTCAGCCTGCACAATTGCAACATATGCAAGCGCGCCAATCAACAGTCCGTCGAACTTTGCTTCACTTCCAAGCCTTCTAAGCAGTTCGGATAGCCCTTTAAGTTTTAGTTGGAAGTATGCGCTGCAGAATCCGCGTTGGATGCTTTCGTTTTTGTCGAATTGCCGGACGTCCCGGGTGCAGAAGATTAGTGCAACCCTTGGCGCGCTCCTCGCACACACTGATGAGAGCTTGGATATTTTGGTATCGGAGTGTCAGGCCGAAGACCTGCTTATTCAAAATGATTGTCTTTACATTTGGTCCACAAAATCAGGATTTGATGCTGCCTGTGATGGAAATTCCATGAGAAAACGAAATGGTGTAGAGTTTGATTCGTTAAGTGCTGTCAATGGCCGGAACATTGAGCCTGCCATCCAGGGGGCAATCCACCAAGGCCTTAGATTTCGGGGCGCCCGCCATGTCCTTGACCCTCAAGAACTCGTAATGAGAATGCACTGGCGATACTTGGATCTAGGTGGTGATTGGAAACAGACACATATTCATGAAGTAAGCACAGATGATGATGGCGTCACGATTGAACTTGGAGATGGGACAGACGTTCGTGGTGGGCATTTTGCTTTGACGGCAGGGGCCTTTTCTACTCAAATTCGAGGAACAGGCGCTGAGAAGCTACCACTCGGTGTCGAGCGTGGGTACAATATCGTTTACCCTAAACATGGAGGGCTAATTTCACGGCCCGTTGGCTGGGCGGAGGCAGGGCTTTATGCGACTCCGATGGCGCAGGGTTTGCGATTTGCCGGAACTGTGGAAATAGCGGCGCTGGATGCGCCGTTTAACTACAAGAATACCTCTTTATTGCAACGAAAATCCGTCGAGATGTTCGGGTCTCTTGGCGCTCCTGAGAATCCATGGCTCGGCTATCGTCCAACATTTCCGGACTCATTGCCGGTAATTGGCCCTTCGCCAAGTTCTAATCGAGTGATATTCGCGTTCGGGCATCAGCATATCGGGTTGACCCTCGGTGCCGTCGCTGGGCGAATTGTTACTGAGCTGGTGCAGGGCAAGCCAGCATGTATTGATATTTCGGGCTTCAGTCCGCTACGTTTCGGGAGGTTTTAG
- a CDS encoding IclR family transcriptional regulator, with protein sequence MKPTGKNVQSVQRAIKLMKLLARSDEGHRVSDLARDAGLAVSTTHRLLTTLEIECYAQFDVGRSLWHVGREAYSVGSAYIQKYNFIAPALPFLRKLRDDTRETVNLGVLDNDELVTILQVESREIVRAISPAGGRVPASCSGMGKAILATWNDAQIADFTERTGFHPMTPRSHRQLETLMDDIMRIRDEGFAVDNEEHATGLRCVASVVWSRTGDAICAISVSAHSARMSSKHVEIVGSKLRIVADALTTCLTGSPSKNNSTMRKI encoded by the coding sequence ATGAAACCCACTGGTAAAAACGTTCAATCTGTTCAGCGCGCTATCAAGCTGATGAAGCTGTTGGCACGTTCTGACGAAGGCCACCGTGTCAGCGACCTGGCGAGAGACGCCGGCCTCGCGGTTTCGACGACGCATCGTCTGCTGACGACGCTGGAAATAGAGTGCTATGCACAGTTTGATGTAGGTCGGTCCCTCTGGCATGTCGGGCGCGAAGCCTACTCAGTTGGCTCAGCGTACATCCAGAAGTACAATTTCATCGCTCCGGCCTTACCCTTCCTGCGAAAGTTGCGGGACGATACTCGCGAGACGGTGAACCTTGGGGTGTTAGACAATGATGAGCTGGTCACGATTTTGCAGGTGGAAAGTCGGGAAATTGTTCGCGCAATTTCGCCTGCTGGAGGACGCGTTCCGGCCTCTTGTTCCGGCATGGGCAAGGCCATTCTCGCCACGTGGAACGATGCGCAAATTGCTGATTTCACAGAGCGCACCGGTTTTCACCCTATGACGCCCCGATCTCATCGCCAGCTTGAGACTTTAATGGACGACATAATGCGTATCCGAGATGAGGGTTTCGCCGTGGACAACGAGGAGCATGCAACGGGGTTACGCTGCGTGGCGTCCGTAGTGTGGTCTCGAACCGGCGATGCGATTTGCGCAATCTCCGTATCGGCGCACTCCGCGCGAATGAGTTCGAAGCATGTCGAGATCGTAGGAAGCAAGCTTCGCATTGTTGCAGACGCCCTAACAACCTGCCTGACTGGCAGTCCAAGCAAAAATAATTCGACAATGCGTAAAATCTAA
- a CDS encoding malate synthase G, translated as MMIYVKRSDLEVSADLAALIEDEVLFNIDAPTFWNGYAKLLKDLMPGNRALLKKRETLQEQINRWHSSRRAQDFDIDTYSAFLGEIGYLLPDPEPFSIQVDNVDPEIARIAGPQLVVPVINARFALNAANARWGSLYDALYGTDAIPGTTTREDYDPERGAAVVAWARNHLDEVAPLASGSWKDVEAVKAAETLIVVVNGTTTRLATPEQYAGYRASGDVLLCVKGLLVEIKLDRESAIGATDPAGISDIRLESALTVIQDCEDSVAAVDAEDKCTVYSNWLGLMKGTLKETLEKNGKIVTRRLLDDVTYTAPGGSSLTHPGRALMLVRNVGHLMTNNAILFNGEETPEGIMDAVITVACAMHDLSKTDGLRNSRSGSVYVVKPKMHGPEEVAFSHTLFSRVEDLLGLPRNTVKLGIMDEERRTSANLAACIAEVKSRCVFINTGFLDRTGDEIHTTMKAGPVIPRDEMATSAWIGAYEQGNVDTGLAAGLAGQAQIGKGMWAKPDNMAEMLRVKINHPKSGANTAWVPSPAAATLHATHYHHVNVADVQEALKTREHAEWESLLTPPVMIGRTLSEDVVTRELDNACQSILGYVVRWVDQGIGCSKVPDIDDVALMEDRATLRISSQYLANWIEHGICTAEQVEQAFRRMASKVDAQNAGDLAYKAIAPAFDGEAFSTARKLVFEGVSQPSGYTEPLLYAARLRVKSCTA; from the coding sequence ATGATGATCTACGTTAAACGCTCCGATCTTGAAGTTTCCGCCGACCTTGCCGCGCTGATCGAGGACGAGGTGCTTTTTAACATTGATGCGCCGACCTTTTGGAACGGCTATGCTAAGCTGCTGAAGGATTTGATGCCCGGAAACCGCGCGTTGCTGAAAAAACGTGAGACGCTTCAGGAGCAAATTAACCGCTGGCACAGTTCGCGTCGCGCTCAGGACTTTGACATCGATACCTATAGCGCGTTCCTAGGCGAAATCGGCTACTTGCTGCCAGATCCGGAGCCTTTCAGTATCCAAGTCGACAACGTTGATCCCGAAATAGCACGGATCGCTGGTCCTCAGCTTGTCGTGCCTGTGATAAACGCCCGATTTGCCCTGAACGCGGCAAATGCACGGTGGGGTTCGCTTTATGATGCGCTCTACGGCACGGATGCCATTCCCGGCACAACCACACGCGAGGACTACGATCCGGAACGCGGCGCGGCCGTCGTTGCATGGGCGCGGAACCATCTGGACGAAGTTGCCCCCCTAGCGAGCGGTTCTTGGAAGGATGTGGAAGCGGTGAAGGCAGCAGAGACTTTGATCGTAGTCGTCAACGGCACGACAACAAGACTGGCAACGCCGGAGCAATACGCAGGCTATCGTGCCTCAGGCGACGTTCTACTGTGTGTGAAAGGGTTGCTTGTCGAGATCAAGCTAGACCGCGAAAGCGCGATCGGCGCGACTGACCCTGCCGGCATATCCGACATCCGACTGGAAAGCGCTCTCACGGTCATACAAGATTGCGAAGATTCCGTTGCTGCAGTCGACGCTGAAGACAAATGCACGGTTTACTCCAACTGGTTGGGGCTGATGAAGGGCACGCTCAAGGAGACCCTTGAGAAGAACGGCAAAATAGTGACCCGTCGCTTGCTCGACGACGTCACCTATACTGCACCCGGTGGCAGTTCCCTCACCCATCCGGGCCGTGCCTTAATGCTAGTGCGCAATGTCGGGCATCTGATGACCAACAATGCGATCTTATTTAACGGAGAGGAAACACCTGAGGGCATCATGGATGCGGTGATCACGGTCGCCTGCGCGATGCATGATCTTTCGAAGACAGACGGCTTGCGTAACTCGCGCTCCGGCTCGGTCTATGTGGTGAAGCCAAAAATGCACGGCCCCGAAGAGGTCGCCTTTTCACACACGCTATTCTCTCGTGTTGAAGATTTGCTCGGCTTGCCGCGCAACACCGTCAAACTTGGGATTATGGACGAAGAGCGCCGGACGTCGGCCAACCTTGCTGCGTGTATTGCGGAGGTTAAATCACGCTGCGTGTTCATCAATACAGGTTTCCTCGACCGCACCGGCGACGAGATTCACACGACGATGAAGGCCGGCCCTGTCATCCCGCGCGACGAAATGGCGACGAGCGCGTGGATCGGTGCCTATGAACAAGGAAACGTCGATACCGGTCTTGCCGCCGGCTTGGCGGGTCAAGCGCAGATCGGAAAGGGCATGTGGGCCAAACCAGACAACATGGCCGAAATGCTGCGCGTCAAGATCAATCATCCGAAATCTGGTGCCAACACCGCATGGGTTCCCTCACCGGCGGCCGCCACGCTTCACGCGACGCACTATCATCACGTTAATGTCGCCGATGTGCAGGAGGCGCTGAAGACCCGCGAACACGCAGAATGGGAAAGCCTCCTCACACCTCCGGTGATGATCGGGCGCACGCTAAGCGAAGATGTGGTGACGCGCGAACTCGACAACGCATGCCAGTCGATCCTCGGCTATGTGGTGCGCTGGGTTGATCAGGGAATCGGCTGTTCCAAGGTGCCCGACATCGACGACGTCGCCTTGATGGAAGACCGCGCCACCCTCCGGATTTCCTCGCAATATCTGGCGAACTGGATTGAGCATGGCATCTGCACTGCCGAGCAGGTTGAGCAGGCGTTCCGCCGTATGGCATCAAAGGTCGACGCCCAGAATGCAGGTGATCTGGCCTACAAGGCAATAGCCCCCGCGTTCGACGGCGAAGCATTTAGCACCGCACGCAAACTCGTATTCGAAGGGGTGTCCCAACCCTCCGGCTACACAGAACCCTTACTCTATGCGGCCCGTCTACGGGTCAAATCCTGCACCGCCTGA
- a CDS encoding GlcG/HbpS family heme-binding protein — protein sequence MQFIRRLDIADTRVLMAGARAKAEEIGVQMCIAITDESGNLVAFERMDGGKVTSITIAIDKSYTASAAKKATHEYGDASQPGSPAYGIASAIGGRLMVVGGGLPVVVDGDVVGAIGVSSGTPAQDREVAQAGIDAFIVSL from the coding sequence ATGCAATTCATTAGAAGACTGGATATCGCCGACACACGCGTGCTAATGGCGGGCGCCCGCGCCAAAGCAGAAGAAATCGGCGTGCAAATGTGCATCGCCATTACCGACGAAAGCGGCAATCTCGTTGCATTCGAGCGCATGGATGGCGGTAAAGTCACCTCCATCACCATCGCGATTGACAAAAGCTACACCGCATCTGCGGCCAAGAAAGCGACCCACGAGTATGGCGATGCCAGCCAACCTGGCTCACCTGCATACGGCATTGCCTCTGCGATTGGCGGGCGCCTCATGGTAGTTGGTGGCGGTCTTCCGGTCGTGGTTGACGGCGACGTCGTTGGAGCGATTGGCGTCTCTTCTGGCACACCCGCACAGGACCGCGAAGTGGCACAGGCAGGCATCGACGCCTTTATCGTGTCGCTATAA